The window TCACTGCCACTGACCAACAGGGCGGAACTGGAAACTCTTTATTTTGCTGAATCACTGTGACACATGTAAACACCCCATCTGGCAGTGCCAAATGAACTCCTGTCCATCTCCGGTAAAGTGATTGTGATTTCCACCCGTCTCTCTACATCCATCCTGCCAGAAGAGACTGAGGTCTTTGGAAAAGTGATCCTTTTTTTACCCTAGTGCTTTGGGAGGCAGGGAGGCACTtcatcctattttttttttttaaatcttaccaGGTGAAATCTGGAAACTATAGAGGAGTCTACTTGGTTGCAGCtacaaataactttatttttgttccaaactgaggtaaaaCAGTAAAGATTAAGGGAACGATCAGTCTGAGCTGTTCAGAACATCCAGTTCTTTGCCaaagttaatctttttttttttttgtttacttttcctttaaaacactgGAGTGGGGCTCTGATGAGGCCTTAGTTATCGTACTGTACGTTTCTGTAGATTTACCATTTGTTgggatttaaatgtaaatgaagttTGTTCTTGCAGAAATGCGGTTCTTGGCACTGACTTTTAGTTTAGCACTCCCACCGTTCAGGACGGCGAGTCCAGAGGGGCGTGCCACGAAGCAGGTTTGACGTAGCTGAGCTTTCTGTCTAAAACCTGGTGTGACGAAACCTAAAACTCCGCAGAGAGGACGAGCTCTGATGTTACTTTAACACAGTCTCTGCGCACGTTCACATCACGTGATGCCTTTTCTACTCAGATTATTTCAGACGAACAAATAAAACGGGGACTCGATTCATGAGTtgctacctgctgctgtttggtcAGGACtgaacatctttaaaataaaatgtgatggtAATGTCCTGTACAGTTCctctttgacctttgaccttcgtGTCAAAGGTCCTTAAACACTTATTATTTAATCTGCAGCTTCCTAAGAGCACAAATACTCCCGTGCTGAGAATTATgcaaattcaacaaaaataatttctggCTCAATGATTTTCGCTTAAAGTTAGTCTTTAGGCTATATTTAAAGAagtgaataaatacaaatacagccctgaaaaaaatcattgtattgtggttaaatttgaataaatagtAAGAGTCGATCAACCCCTACATGCGGCGCGCTGAGTAAGTTTTAGATGACTgtggatttctgtgtttttcatatttaattaaaacaaatatttaaacgtTGACACAGCAGGCATAATTACGCAGACGTTAAAAAGTCCATCAGTAACAGGAAATGGAAAATCTGAACAAATGAAGCTTCTGACAAGGAGTTGAACTGTGAACTCATAAAAGGCTCCGGAGCAGGTGATCAGTTCAGcctctctgttaccatggtgatgtaGCCAGGCTGAAGGAGAAGCTTTATTCAtgataccaaaaaaaaaaaaccctgacttTCAGCTCAGCATAGCTGGATAAAAAGTTAATCTCACTTCCTGGTTCGACCCTCtggtttgttagtttgttttctttgtgctcGCTTTGATTCTTTCTGGGATTCTTCCGTTTCAACCAACAACCCAAAGACTCTCGCGCTTAAACTGACCTTTAGTGTGAACGTAGGAGCATGGGACCATTTCTTTTACGTCTGTCATGGCTTACTTACTCGCTAAGGTGTCGCACTTCTTGCCCAGACAAGCGTCCCCGCGATAAAGGGTGGATAGTTAAAACTCAGCAACGGTTCGTCCTCACATTGTTGTCTTTACATTTGcaaattacatttcttttaacgGAGCAACAAAGAGCACAGACGTCTCATTGTGATAGGTCTACTGCTCCGGTCGTGTCCAGAACAGATTTGGACCAAACATTTAacacagtggtgtccagtcctggtcccggcggaccaccatcctgcaggtgatagatgtttctctgttcttcagcaggtcttcatgtcctgcagaggcctgttaatcacaGTCATTCAGACCAGGTGGGTCACAGCAGAGGAAcgtctgaaacatgcaggatggtggccgtCCAGGACCAGAACCGGACCCCCCTGATTTAACCGGTAATGCTGTGCAGATCATCGTTGAAGTACGGAGCATCATTCATGTCTGTCTGATTATGTGTCAGTCTGTCTGCGCTGTTCAAGGAGGTcgttttttttacccttttagaGGTTTAAAGCTAAAGCGGCGCTTTTAGGATGGAAGGTTTATCCGTGGAGAGTTCAGAAACTGTCTTCCATCGTTTCTTGGCCCGCCATTCTGTCCTCTGgtgttaaaaacaacttaaagctGGACTGAAAGCTGACACGCATATTAATCTGAAAGGATGTGGCTTTCAGCACTTCCCTCCACCCTTACATCtatccaaacacaaaaaggtccCTTTCACTTCGTCTCTGAGGGTCGTTCCACTCTACAAACAGGTTTGTGTCATGTTGTTTAAAGACTGATCACTGTAATGAAGAGAATCTctcctttttacttttgtactTCAGAGTTTTAGAGCTATAATAGGCATTTAGGAGTTGTatatagatttttattaaatagaacctgaaaatgtgtttttgggggggtggttgattttattctttaagatgccttttgttttgtccagtCAGTGGAACTGAGGAGTTTTATGGATAACTGGAGTAAACTTCAGGTGAACGGACTGCAGTTGTTACTCAGGATCAgaggtttttgttcttttactgaGATGTTAATTTATTGTTCGTCCTCATCTTTATGAACCTGTTGAAACAAAGTAAATGGGGGGGCAGTCATAGCTAAAGCCCTAATTATGGCAGCTTAAATGgatatttttcttctctctgcaaATTTGTGGTTGTGTGTAATTATTTGGATGCAactgatgtaaataaaatactttttttaataactcttTTGAACTTATTTACAGcaaactgttcctttaaaatCTACAACTGTAAACCTATAAAAGTTAGCTTTATAGcattatatttaaaactttgaaagtaAACACGCTCTTCActaataaaactcacagaaaggtGAACTGCAGCAGTCATGAAGTACAAAATGTAGCTTGAATTTCTAAACAACATCTAGTGTGACTcaaacgtttcttttttttttttttaaacaatggtGAAAACCTGATGCCATGTGCGCTCCCGCCGCTTCTCGTGCAGGCTGCGGTGTCAGTCCGTCAGTCCGTGCAGcatgacagcagcagctgctgcaggtagTCCGTGGCGCTGCGGCTGCTCGGCTCGTCGTGGCCCAGGAACAGGAGCCTGTTGTAACCGCCCTGAGGGACCTCGCACAGGATCCTGGAGCGTTCACAGGGTTTAGAAACGGTGCGATTGTCAGGCTTTCTAATGTGGCTCGTTCGTTGAATTAGCAACGTACCAGTCCCAAATGTCCTCTGTTGAGGGGTCAGGGTTCGCCTGCACCCACTGACCGATGGACCACATCCGCACCACGCTACCGTCAGAGACGCCTTCACTGTCCTCGTTGGCCTCGGCGTGGGGATTGGGAATGTCCTCGTAACACAGGAAGTAGCTGGAAGGGGGTTTAACATATCCAGTTTAATTAGACCTAAGTAGTGATCATATGAAGCTGGAGCGGAATCAGAGGACCAATCACTTTTAAAGTTCATAGGAAAGACAAAGGTTGGTgaatacataaaataattaaagcccCAGCATGCAGAGGTTTaacttaaaatcattttatgattgGAAAGAATCAGGTTGTCTGTTCTGGACAAACCCTGTGAATGGCGCTTtgagcatttttgtgttggctgaagctgattagctgtggcatccatcttgaattggcttgactccaaacattaatcagttgtagacgaacatccaatgatgactttctgagcgtttcattaaaatctgcccactggcaaaaaaacatgaagatgcTGAAGAGGTCAAAAGCCAGACTCACTAGTCGGTGAACGTCTCTTCCTCGTCgtctccatcctcctcctccgtctgcTGCTGGTCTCGGACTCTCTCCACGTTCCAGCGCATGCGTTTGTACAGCTGGGTGTTGGCCCGGGACAGGTACGGCGTCGGCTGACAGTAGCGGAAAATGGTCAGCTTCAGCTGGCCCAGCTGGGTCTGACCGACGCAGAAGTGAGACGCGCTGGGAAGGTAAGCAGAGGAGCGCCGACGGGTTAGCACGGCTCTGCAAGCTGCGGCTCTGGAGCCACACGTGGCCCCCCAGGCCCTCTGAAGTGGGTCCCTATATCTCTGACCAAAATAAGGTGAACCTGagtaatgtttacatttaaaccGACAACAGGAAAAAGGTGCGTTTAGCAATTTTCTGGTTCAAATTTCTTTCCATAGAACTTCTGCATCAGACACGTGTAAACAGAACCCCATCATTTCAGCACCAGACGTGGTTAAATATGGCTAcagtttttactaaaatgtaAACAGAGGGACCAATTTTACTGTTGTTCACCTCGCCCTACTTCGTTTATGCAACTTTCAACACGGAGTGGGATTTCACTTGGAGCAGAGGccaggttttcacaaaggggtcacctgtgacctttatatcaatagggatcaccctcGACCCATGAGGCGCCCAGCTGCGCAGGcccacacagctgcagagttagagctcGGACGCACAGCGCCATACCATAATAAGACTAGTCTTCTGACCagttgtataaaaacaaaactaaagagctgtttttactgaaaatacTCGAGTACCTCCAGGATTTAAAGGACTAAAGGGTTTAGATGTGTCAGGATGTTGCTCCTTTAAAGACAGAGAGATgcaactaaatgttttatttacccACAAGGGGGGCActtacttttattcattttccacaaatatggaaagagtaaaatattttctctgctttctgtttaaCACTAAAAAATCAGAGAAAGAATTGTCACTGTGTAATATAAACTATAGTatatgctgtgtgtgtgtgtgtgtgtgtgtgtgtgtgtgtgtgtaaggagaGAAGCGTAATAAATAGTCGCATCTTAATTTTAAGGATCATGTTGATCTTATGATTCAacacatgtttatattttggtcGTAAAGCTTGCAGAGCCCTGGGtcaggaggagagagaggatCAGGGAGTCCATGATGTGAGGAAATAAAGATGGTGGCTTTCACAACAATCACAGGTTGTAGAAAGAACACAGAATTAAACTAGCtagcattttaaataaattttaattgttttttttatttcattaaagtgCAATTTAACTGGATTACACTGTTTACTTTATACAGCGTATTCTGGCATTACACTATATTGAGATAATTCTTGTAAAGGTTACTGGAGATAGCAGAAATGaccacgtgtgtgtgtgtgtatgtgtgtgtgtacctgtcgGGTTCAGCTTCATTCAGACTGAGAAGACCGTAGCTGGCGTAGGTCAACACCAGCTGCTCCAACTTGTCGCACAGCTGCTGGGAGAAGTCcaacagctgcacacacacacacacacacacacagaggaagagcAGACAAGTTGTTCCAGGTCTGTTCCCatgctttcacacacaaacacaaacagcttcttcATCTGAAAGAGACGAGACACCGTACGTTTCTCCCAGCAGCTGAGCTCTCTGACAACCACCACCAGGCTTTTTCTCTTACGTACGGGGATATTAAAGGCTCCTGAATGCATTGGTTTGGTTTGTAAGaatctttttgtaaaattgcaaaaaaaaaaaaaactgaaccataCTAGAGCCCCAccactccttgaaggaacaaGTATCATCCATCACCTTCCATACAGAGTTTCAGACTCAGATCACCTCgagctgagaaatgatggcgctGCAGCCGCTGTGGTCAAACCTCGAAAGCGACGTCATGTCGTCACCTCGTTACTGCGAAATGTCACGCTCAtggtgtgtgttggggatcactctcagctactaccaccacaactttgagctcaatatctgtaaaactgattgaattatggtcatttttctgttttctaaagttaggttacatccagtgattatttcctaaaagctTCGTTAACATCTGTCCTGcttcatgatttattttgctaacacagcagaCAGAACTGTCTTCAAATAGTCTATGGCAAAATGTTGAACAAAGACCATATGCTCAGGATTATGTTGTCAAATTTGTCCACtagtccatgagatattttggaacCAGACAGACGCACAGTTACGACTCGTTCACCTTCacccttcagcagcaggtgattaATTAAACCCAGACCATCATCAGGGCCTCAAGTGTGTCTAAATGAAGTAATTAAAGTGGATCCACTGTGCAAAGATTTACCGTGGAGCACATATCAGCGGGCACGTGGGTGTACTGCGCCATAGTGCTCCGAGCTGTGGATTCCAGGTGGTTGAAGTAAGGCTGACAGGTGTACAGGAGGCTGGAGATGGCTGCAGCCAGAGCCTCCCTCTCCACGTGGCCCTGCCTGCCAAAAAGCACACACAGAACATGTATTCATGACGAAAAGCCAAAGCAGCCAGGTGGAACCAGTCCGTCAGCACTGATCAGGAACCGACCCGCCGAGGAGGCAGTCGTGTAGGTCGTCTGCTTTGCTCAGGAGGAAGTGGAGCTGCAACTGCACGGACTGCAGGCTCCTCTCCACCCGCTCCGCCTCCGGACAGCTGTAGAACACGGCCCGGCCGCAGGGTGGCGCCAGAGCGACGTCGGCCAACAACAGGAGCGGCTCCTCCAGCTCTGGAAAACACATTCAATGTGCATTAAAGAGCAGAAACAGGTGGAAAGAGGGACGGTTTCAGTCCAAGAAAGTAACAACTCTAAAAACCAAATGTGTTTCAAATGTGTCATAAAGCTTTAACATCATATTCCGTGTTTCACCTCGGAGTGCGGAGCTCAGGTGACTGTCCGGGCCGCTCGCG of the Kryptolebias marmoratus isolate JLee-2015 linkage group LG3, ASM164957v2, whole genome shotgun sequence genome contains:
- the lg3h19orf67 gene encoding UPF0575 protein C19orf67 homolog — its product is MMTDAGEQLEVQLDDCPPGRETFNDPLQEDASGPDSHLSSALRELEEPLLLLADVALAPPCGRAVFYSCPEAERVERSLQSVQLQLHFLLSKADDLHDCLLGGQGHVEREALAAAISSLLYTCQPYFNHLESTARSTMAQYTHVPADMCSTLLDFSQQLCDKLEQLVLTYASYGLLSLNEAEPDSASHFCVGQTQLGQLKLTIFRYCQPTPYLSRANTQLYKRMRWNVERVRDQQQTEEEDGDDEEETFTDYYFLCYEDIPNPHAEANEDSEGVSDGSVVRMWSIGQWVQANPDPSTEDIWDWILCEVPQGGYNRLLFLGHDEPSSRSATDYLQQLLLSCCTD